One genomic window of Bicyclus anynana chromosome 10, ilBicAnyn1.1, whole genome shotgun sequence includes the following:
- the LOC112049794 gene encoding uncharacterized protein LOC112049794 isoform X3 — MANVSGNGPTSPRRYNRSSTTSVTQLLSDGYSSIMNRLTRRGPSEKNENIVDTKLTAARNRYDDKLLSSKSSALSNVRRYETAANMSPYKSYVPAAAAAKKYSDERHYSSYLNSPKTRIDTSPVHSHPSISALSRSDSFRRAHMKDNKSSPLTKRYPLKETNNNNLDSTILLGTTRSRLEDKYSSVLDRIAVQKKERARKEREDRDKTLEPDPSTFSRGLMRSFTTAVFGESSFKRNNLSNEKTRDKTPFRNTTDRRLSSHKQSDKNGFDLTPKERPLYGKDRDSVYRKHHRRSLRVEKSASDNKRGKLSLRPIDISIQSGARDLISPPQHRANDAKLNLTKTPASSPVNDVCRQKQIYFPSSDEDDDKTPVGDRVLNERETRRKEIQSLIMKYAHLDEVYSRITEKEPNGVSSALMPRKVEPIGVGDVVALPPELRGRQRPHRPRHHTRRAATPPSSRARSSVKDDKDGHLVYWPGYVMGARYKIIETLGEGTFGKVVEVKDLEMEHRMALKIIKNVEKYREAAKLEINVLEKLADIDPDCKNLCVKMLDWFEYHGHMCIAFEMLGQSVFDFLKDNNYQPYPLEQVRHIAYQLVYSVLFLHDNKLTHTDLKPENILFVDSDYEIVSIYNTLKKKHEMRRVKRSDVRLIDFGSATFDHEHHSTIVSTRHYRAPEVILELGWSQPCDVWSIGCIMFELQQGNTLFQTHDNREHLAMMERILGPIPCRMARKTRTKYFYHSKLDWDEKSSAGRYVRENCKPLSRYLQGNSEEHRQLFDLIARMLEYDPTQRITLRDALKHPFFSKLPVHQRLGNDRARCNGESSGSRERSHSLSR; from the exons ATGGCCAACGTGAGCGGCAACGGGCCGACGAGCCCGCGCCGCTACAACCGCTCCTCCACCACCAGCGTCACGCAGCTGCTGTCCGACGGATACTCCAGCATCATGAACCGCTTGACGCGCAGAGGTCCGTCCGAGAAAAACGAAAACATCGTCGACACCAAGCTCACCGCAGCCCGTAACCGGTACGACGACAAGTTACTCTCTAGCAAAAGCTCCGCTCTGTCTAACGTGCGCCGGTACGAGACCGCGGCGAACATGTCCCCGTACAAGTCGTACGTCCCAGCGGCCGCCGCGGCGAAGAAGTACAGCGACGAGCGACACTACTCGAGTTACCTCAACTCGCCCAAAACCAGAATCGACACATCACCTGTGCATTCCCATCCGAGTATTAGCGCTCTCAGCCGCAGTGACTCATTCCGGAGAGCTCACATGAAAGATAATAAATCATCGCCTCTCACTAAACGATATCCTCTCAAGGAaactaataataacaatttagaTAGCACGATTTTGTTAGGTACCACGCGTAGTCGTTTGGAAGATAAATATTCTTCTGTTCTAGATAGAATCGCCGTACAGAAAAAGGAAAGGGCTAGGAAGGAAAGGGAGGATCGGGACAAAACGTTGGAACCTGATCCGTCGACTTTTTCCAGAGGTCTAATGAGAAGTTTCACGACGGCAGTGTTCGGTGAGAGTTCGTTCAAAAGAAACAATTTGTCGAACGAGAAAACTAGAGATAAAACTCCGTTCAGAAACACGACCGATCGTCGTTTATCTAGTCATAAACAAAGTGATAAGAATGGGTTCGATTTAACTCCTAAAGAACGTCCTCTCTACGGGAAAGACCGTGACAGCGTGTATCGCAAACATCACAGAAGATCCCTCAGAGTCGAAAAGAGTGCAAGCGATAACAAACGAGGCAAACTGTCTCTGAGGCCTATCGACATCAGCATACAGTCGGGCGCCCGGGACTTGATCTCGCCCCCGCAACACAGAGCCAACGATGCCAAGCTGAACCTGACCAAAACACCGGCCTCCTCGCCCGTCAACGACGTCTGCAGACAGAAGCAAATATATTTTCCGTCCAGCGACGAAGACGACGACAAGACTCCGGTCGGCGACCGCGTGCTCAACGAACGCGAAACGCGGCGAAAAGAAATTCAAAGCCTCATAATGAAGTATGCGCACTTGGACGAAGTTTACAGTCGCATCACAGAGAAGGAACCGAATGGAGTGTCCAGTGCGCTGATGCCGAGGAAAGTGGAGCCTATCGGAGTTGGTGATGTGGTAGCGCTTCCCCCTGAGCTGCGGGGCCGGCAGCGGCCCCATCGGCCGCGCCACCACACGCGACGCGCGGCCACGCCGCCT AGCTCCCGAGCACGCTCATCCGTCAAGGACGACAAGGACGGCCACCTGGTGTACTGGCCCGGATATGTCATGGGAGCGAGAT ACAAAATCATCGAGACCCTCGGTGAAGGAACCTTCGGCAAGGTGGTCGAGGTGAAGGACTTGGAAAT GGAGCACAGGATGGCTCTCAAGATAATTAAGAATGTTGAGAAGTACAGAGAGGCTGCAAAATTAGAAATTAATGTTTTAGAAAAGTTAGCTGACATTGACCCTGATTGTAAAAA TTTATGTGTTAAGATGTTAGACTGGTTCGAGTACCACGGACACATGTGTATCGCATTTGAGATGCTTGGACAAAGTGTATTTGACTTCCTG aAGGACAACAACTACCAGCCGTACCCGCTGGAGCAAGTGCGGCACATCGCGTACCAGCTGGTGTACAGCGTGCTGTTCCTGCACGACAACAAGCTCACGCACACCGACCTCAAGCCCGAGAACATACTCTTCGTAGACAGCGACTACGAGATCGTCAGTATATATAATACTTTAAAGAAG AAGCACGAGATGCGGCGGGTGAAGCGCAGCGACGTGCGGCTCATCGACTTCGGCAGCGCCACCTTCGACCACGAGCACCACAGCACCATCGTCTCCACGAGGCACTACCGGGCGCCAGAGGTTATATTAG AGCTGGGGTGGTCGCAGCCGTGCGACGTGTGGTCGATCGGCTGCATCATGTTCGAGCTGCAGCAGGGCAACACGCTGTTCCAGACGCACGACAACCGGGAGCACCTCGCCATGATGGAGCGCATCCTGGGGCCCATCCCCTGCAG aatgGCGAGAaaaacaagaacaaaatatttctaTCATAGTAAATTAGATTGGGATGAAAAGTCGTCGGCTGGACGATATGTTAGAGAAAATTGTAAACCATTGTCG AGGTACCTGCAAGGCAACAGCGAAGAGCACAGACAGCTGTTCGACCTGATCGCGCGCATGCTGGAGTACGACCCCACGCAGCGCATCACGCTGCGCGACGCGCTCAAGCACCCCTTCTTCAGCAAACTGCCCGTGCACCAGAGGCTAG GCAATGACCGCGCGCGGTGCAACGGTGAGAGCTCGGGCTCGCGTGAGCGCTCGCACTCGCTCAGCAGGTGA